The following are encoded together in the Ralstonia insidiosa genome:
- a CDS encoding arsenate reductase — protein MTTLHGIPNCDTVKKARTWLESNGVAYTFHDFKKQGVSADMLAGWLKHVPLTTLLNRKGTTWRALSDADKARAEDEAGAIELMQANPSLIKRPVLVHGKTVNVGFTADQYATLF, from the coding sequence ATGACGACCCTGCACGGCATTCCCAACTGCGACACCGTGAAGAAAGCCCGCACGTGGCTCGAATCGAACGGCGTGGCCTACACCTTCCACGATTTCAAGAAACAGGGCGTGAGCGCCGACATGCTGGCCGGCTGGCTCAAGCATGTGCCGCTCACGACGCTGCTCAACCGCAAGGGCACCACGTGGCGCGCGCTGTCGGATGCCGACAAGGCGCGTGCCGAGGACGAAGCCGGCGCCATCGAACTGATGCAAGCCAACCCGTCGCTCATCAAGCGGCCAGTGCTGGTGCACGGCAAGACCGTCAACGTCGGCTTCACGGCTGACCAGTACGCCACCCTGTTCTAA
- the dapE gene encoding succinyl-diaminopimelate desuccinylase, which translates to MQPTLALTEDLIRRRSVTPEDKGCQDVLIERLTAAGFTCETVVSGPDHFRVTNLWAVKRGTAGTAGKLLVFAGHTDVVPTGPVEQWHSDPFEPTHRDGKLYARGAADMKTSIAGFVVASEEFVAKHPDHAGSIGFLITSDEEGPAHDGTVKVCDLLRARGERLDYCVVGEPTSVSTLGDMVKNGRRGSLSGKLTVNGVQGHIAYPHLAKNPIHLAAPALAELAAATWDNGNEYFPPTTWQMSNIHGGTGATNIIPGHVTIDFNFRFSTASTPDGLKARVHSILDAHGLDYKLDWTLGGEPFLTERGDLSDALASAIQAECGVTTELSTTGGTSDGRFIAKICPQVIEFGPPNASIHKIDEHVEVAFIEPLKNVYRRVLETLIA; encoded by the coding sequence ATGCAGCCCACGCTTGCCCTCACTGAAGACCTGATCCGTCGCCGCTCCGTCACGCCCGAAGACAAGGGCTGCCAGGACGTGCTGATCGAACGCCTGACCGCCGCGGGCTTCACATGCGAAACCGTGGTCAGCGGCCCGGACCACTTTCGCGTGACCAACCTGTGGGCCGTCAAGCGCGGCACGGCAGGTACTGCGGGCAAGCTGCTCGTCTTCGCGGGCCACACCGATGTGGTGCCCACCGGCCCCGTCGAACAATGGCACTCCGATCCGTTCGAGCCCACCCACCGCGACGGCAAGCTCTATGCGCGTGGCGCGGCTGACATGAAGACGTCCATCGCGGGCTTCGTGGTGGCATCGGAGGAATTCGTCGCCAAGCATCCGGACCACGCGGGCTCGATCGGCTTCCTGATCACCAGCGATGAAGAAGGCCCGGCGCACGACGGCACCGTCAAGGTGTGCGACCTGCTGCGCGCGCGCGGTGAGCGCCTCGACTACTGCGTGGTCGGCGAACCGACGTCGGTGTCGACGCTCGGCGACATGGTCAAGAACGGGCGACGCGGCTCGCTGTCGGGCAAGCTCACCGTCAACGGCGTGCAGGGCCACATCGCCTATCCGCATCTGGCCAAGAACCCGATCCACCTGGCTGCGCCCGCGCTGGCGGAACTGGCCGCCGCCACCTGGGACAACGGCAACGAATACTTCCCGCCGACGACGTGGCAGATGTCGAACATCCACGGCGGCACGGGCGCGACGAACATCATCCCGGGCCACGTCACGATCGACTTCAACTTCCGCTTCTCGACGGCCAGCACGCCGGACGGCCTGAAGGCACGCGTGCACAGCATCCTCGATGCGCACGGCCTCGACTACAAACTCGACTGGACGCTGGGCGGCGAGCCCTTCCTGACCGAGCGCGGCGACCTGTCCGACGCCCTCGCCTCCGCCATCCAGGCCGAGTGCGGCGTGACCACCGAGCTGTCGACCACCGGCGGCACATCGGACGGCCGCTTCATCGCCAAGATCTGCCCGCAGGTGATCGAATTCGGCCCGCCGAACGCAAGCATCCACAAGATCGACGAACACGTGGAGGTGGCCTTCATCGAGCCGCTGAAGAACGTGTATCGCCGCGTGTTGGAAACATTGATCGCCTGA
- a CDS encoding class IV adenylate cyclase: MARNVEIKARVRDVAALLERAAAIANSGPERIDQDDTFFACANGRLKLRQFSPERGELIHYFRADSTGPRVSSYNIVPTTAPDALRDTLAAAIGTAGRVIKVRQLYLAGQTRIHIDAVKDLGDFVELEVVLRDDQSEDDGVKIAHALMQSLGIAETDLLDVAYVDLLAAK; the protein is encoded by the coding sequence ATGGCCCGCAACGTCGAGATCAAGGCGCGAGTACGCGACGTAGCGGCGCTGCTGGAACGCGCCGCCGCCATCGCGAATTCGGGCCCCGAGCGTATCGACCAGGACGACACCTTCTTCGCCTGCGCAAATGGGCGCCTCAAGTTGCGACAGTTTTCGCCTGAACGCGGTGAGCTGATCCACTACTTCCGCGCCGACAGCACTGGCCCGCGCGTGTCCAGCTACAACATCGTGCCGACCACCGCGCCCGATGCCTTGCGCGACACGCTGGCCGCCGCCATCGGCACCGCCGGCCGCGTCATCAAGGTGCGCCAGCTCTATCTCGCCGGCCAGACGCGCATTCACATCGATGCCGTCAAAGACCTCGGTGATTTCGTCGAACTCGAAGTCGTGCTGCGCGATGACCAATCCGAAGACGACGGCGTGAAGATCGCGCACGCTCTCATGCAATCCCTCGGCATTGCCGAAACCGACTTGCTCGACGTTGCCTACGTCGACCTGCTGGCTGCCAAATAA
- the prmB gene encoding 50S ribosomal protein L3 N(5)-glutamine methyltransferase: MTAHTLPASHPFTTVRDLLRYAVSRFTAAGLVFGHGSENAYDEAAYLILHTLHLPIDTLEPFMDARLLPEEVAAVLKVIERRAVDRVPAAYITREAFMHGMRFYVDERVIVPRSFIGELLEEGLEPWIDQEDGPTDVLELCTGSGCLSILAALQWPNATIDAVDLSPDALVVANRNVDEYKLEDRIRLHEGDLYAPLPPGVHYDVILTNPPYVNETSMQALPPEYLAEPRMALAGGNDGMDIVRRILADAPRHLKPHGVLVVEIGNERENVEAAFPDLDLVWLPTSAGEDQVFLVTREAL, translated from the coding sequence ATGACCGCCCACACCCTCCCCGCTTCCCACCCGTTCACCACGGTGCGCGACCTGCTGCGCTACGCCGTGTCGCGCTTCACCGCTGCCGGCCTCGTCTTCGGTCACGGCAGCGAGAACGCCTACGACGAAGCTGCCTACCTGATCCTGCACACGCTACATCTGCCGATCGACACGCTGGAACCGTTCATGGACGCGCGCCTGCTGCCCGAGGAAGTGGCCGCCGTGCTGAAGGTGATTGAGCGCCGCGCCGTCGACCGCGTGCCCGCCGCCTACATCACGCGCGAGGCGTTCATGCACGGCATGCGCTTCTACGTGGACGAACGCGTGATCGTGCCGCGCAGCTTCATTGGTGAATTGCTGGAAGAAGGCCTGGAACCGTGGATCGACCAAGAGGATGGTCCGACCGATGTGCTGGAGTTGTGCACCGGCTCCGGCTGCCTGTCGATCCTGGCCGCACTGCAATGGCCGAACGCGACGATCGACGCGGTGGATCTGTCGCCGGATGCCTTGGTGGTGGCCAACCGCAATGTCGACGAATACAAGTTGGAAGACCGCATCCGCCTGCACGAAGGCGATCTGTATGCGCCGCTGCCGCCGGGCGTGCACTACGACGTGATCCTGACCAACCCGCCGTATGTGAACGAAACCTCGATGCAGGCGCTGCCGCCTGAGTACCTCGCCGAGCCACGCATGGCCCTGGCTGGCGGCAACGACGGCATGGACATCGTGCGCCGCATCCTGGCCGATGCGCCGCGCCACCTGAAGCCGCACGGCGTGCTGGTGGTGGAGATCGGCAATGAGCGCGAGAACGTCGAAGCGGCGTTCCCGGATCTGGACTTGGTTTGGCTGCCGACCAGCGCTGGCGAAGACCAAGTCTTCCTGGTGACGCGCGAGGCGTTGTAA
- a CDS encoding chitin-binding domain-containing protein — MTRALTLTTLLCALAITVTACDRHPSPSSPPTPQTTKAEKAEKAEKAAAALAKAAADFKCPSPSARFMIDDGTNRGPNQPVRTNCTTAYATCDAQSQAVFDHCPSGQVFDKRFSICVVKDACDEVRS; from the coding sequence ATGACCCGCGCACTCACACTCACTACGCTGCTGTGTGCGCTAGCAATAACGGTAACGGCCTGCGACCGCCACCCATCCCCGTCCAGCCCGCCCACACCGCAGACCACCAAAGCCGAAAAAGCCGAAAAAGCCGAAAAAGCCGCCGCCGCCCTGGCCAAGGCCGCCGCCGACTTCAAATGCCCGTCACCATCGGCCCGCTTCATGATCGACGACGGCACGAACCGCGGCCCCAACCAGCCCGTACGCACCAACTGCACCACGGCCTACGCCACCTGCGACGCCCAGTCGCAAGCTGTCTTCGACCACTGCCCGAGCGGCCAGGTTTTCGATAAGCGCTTTTCCATCTGCGTCGTGAAAGACGCGTGCGATGAGGTGCGGTCCTAA
- a CDS encoding M55 family metallopeptidase, producing the protein MRILISADIEGVANVFHTEQTRAGNGEYERARRWMTAEADAAVRGAFDGGATDVLVNDSHGGFRNLIPESIDRRARFVLGKPRYLSMMAGVDGCAAVCMIGYHARAGSRGVLAHTINSFAFTRVWFNEQELGEAGLYGALAGERGVPVAVASGDDVFIKETKPLLPHTTFVETKQAEGQSAGTSLSPEQSCEAIYAAVKATVQRGHFSMPLRIQAPIVCRLQTQTPALADLFCQWPALERVDGTMLRFAADSVEHAVRMLNSLSAMSAMLR; encoded by the coding sequence ATGCGAATCCTGATCTCCGCCGACATCGAAGGCGTCGCCAACGTGTTCCACACCGAGCAGACACGCGCCGGCAACGGCGAGTACGAGCGTGCCCGCCGCTGGATGACCGCTGAGGCTGACGCCGCCGTGCGCGGTGCCTTCGACGGCGGCGCGACCGACGTGCTCGTCAACGATTCGCACGGCGGCTTCCGCAACCTCATCCCCGAATCGATCGACCGCCGCGCACGCTTCGTTCTCGGCAAACCGCGCTACCTGAGCATGATGGCCGGCGTGGACGGCTGCGCGGCCGTCTGCATGATCGGCTACCACGCACGCGCCGGCAGCCGTGGCGTGCTGGCACACACCATCAACAGCTTCGCGTTCACGCGTGTCTGGTTCAACGAGCAGGAATTGGGCGAGGCCGGCCTCTACGGTGCCCTGGCTGGCGAACGCGGCGTGCCCGTGGCCGTGGCCAGCGGCGACGACGTCTTCATCAAAGAGACCAAGCCGCTGCTGCCGCACACCACGTTTGTCGAGACCAAGCAGGCCGAAGGACAGAGCGCAGGGACATCGCTCTCGCCCGAGCAGTCGTGCGAAGCGATTTACGCAGCCGTGAAGGCCACTGTGCAGCGCGGCCACTTCAGCATGCCGCTGCGCATCCAAGCGCCCATCGTGTGCCGCCTGCAAACGCAAACGCCTGCACTGGCCGACCTGTTCTGCCAATGGCCCGCGCTGGAACGCGTGGATGGAACGATGCTGCGCTTCGCCGCCGATTCGGTCGAACACGCCGTGCGCATGCTCAACAGCCTCTCCGCCATGTCAGCGATGCTCCGCTGA
- a CDS encoding P1 family peptidase: protein MPISLPTIGALPAGPRNSITDVAGVTVGHATIAGGDIQTGVTVVRPHAGDPFVDKVPAACAVINGFGKSIGLVQVEELGVLETPIALTNTFAVGAVAQAQIRQAVAANPQIGRTWSTVNPLVFECNDGYLNDLQAFAVQDVHYEAAYAAAAEMFEQGAVGAGRGMSSFGVKGGIGSASRVATLADGTQRTVGALVLSNFGVTENLTLAGRHVGRELAKALAAEPGPEKGSIIMLLATDAPLDARQLRRLALRAGAGLARTGSVYGHGSGDIALAFSTAYTVPHQGTRAMPATAMTHESHLDPLFQAAADSVEQAIVHALFHAEAVTGRDGNTRRALTELI, encoded by the coding sequence ATGCCCATCAGCCTTCCGACTATCGGTGCGCTGCCGGCGGGGCCGCGCAACAGCATCACGGATGTGGCGGGCGTCACCGTCGGCCACGCCACGATTGCTGGCGGCGACATCCAGACCGGCGTGACCGTGGTACGCCCGCACGCCGGAGACCCGTTCGTCGACAAGGTGCCCGCCGCCTGCGCCGTCATTAACGGCTTCGGCAAGAGCATTGGCCTCGTGCAGGTAGAAGAGCTTGGCGTGCTGGAAACCCCGATCGCGCTGACCAACACGTTTGCCGTGGGCGCCGTGGCGCAGGCGCAGATCCGCCAGGCCGTCGCAGCCAATCCGCAGATCGGCCGCACATGGTCCACCGTCAATCCGCTCGTCTTCGAATGCAATGACGGCTATCTGAACGACCTGCAGGCGTTTGCTGTGCAGGACGTGCATTACGAGGCCGCGTATGCCGCTGCTGCCGAGATGTTCGAGCAAGGCGCGGTTGGTGCAGGGCGGGGGATGTCGTCGTTTGGCGTCAAGGGCGGCATCGGCTCCGCCTCGCGCGTGGCGACGCTGGCCGACGGCACGCAACGCACGGTGGGCGCGCTGGTGCTCTCCAATTTTGGCGTGACGGAAAACCTGACGCTGGCCGGGCGCCACGTCGGCCGGGAATTGGCGAAGGCGTTGGCTGCCGAACCCGGCCCGGAGAAGGGCTCGATCATCATGCTGCTCGCCACCGACGCGCCGCTCGACGCCCGCCAGTTGCGCCGCCTCGCTTTGCGCGCGGGCGCAGGGCTGGCGCGTACCGGCTCCGTCTACGGCCACGGCAGCGGCGACATCGCGTTGGCGTTCTCCACGGCCTATACCGTGCCGCACCAGGGCACACGCGCCATGCCGGCGACTGCCATGACGCACGAATCGCACCTCGACCCGCTGTTCCAGGCCGCCGCCGACAGCGTCGAACAAGCCATCGTGCACGCGTTGTTCCATGCCGAAGCCGTCACCGGCCGCGATGGCAACACGCGCCGCGCATTGACCGAACTGATTTGA
- the gsiD gene encoding glutathione ABC transporter permease GsiD, with protein MTQTTSPAAGVPKTPQATTEPVRTPWTEFWRKFRKQHLAMGAGVFVIALALIAILAPHIVPFDPENYFDYDALNAGPSAQHWFGVDSLGRDIFSRILMGTRISLEAGFVSVIIGAIIGTVLGLLAGYYEGWWDRIVMRISDVLFAFPGILLAIGIVAILGNGMINVIFAVAVFSIPAFARLVRGNTLMLKHLTYVEAARSIGASDWTIIMRHILPGTISSIVVYFSMRIGTSIITAASLSFLGLGAQPPTPEWGAMLNEARADMVTAPHVAIFPSLAIFLTVLAFNLLGDGLRDALDPKIDRR; from the coding sequence ATGACGCAGACAACCAGTCCGGCCGCGGGCGTGCCAAAAACGCCGCAAGCCACAACCGAACCCGTCCGCACCCCGTGGACGGAGTTCTGGCGCAAATTCCGCAAACAGCATCTGGCGATGGGTGCCGGTGTGTTCGTGATCGCACTGGCGTTGATCGCCATTCTCGCGCCGCACATCGTGCCGTTCGATCCGGAAAACTATTTCGATTACGACGCGCTGAACGCCGGCCCGTCGGCGCAGCACTGGTTTGGCGTCGATTCGCTCGGCCGCGACATCTTCAGCCGCATCCTGATGGGCACGCGCATCTCGCTGGAAGCGGGCTTCGTGTCGGTCATCATCGGTGCCATCATCGGCACTGTGCTTGGCTTGCTGGCCGGCTACTACGAAGGCTGGTGGGACCGCATCGTCATGCGCATCTCCGACGTGCTATTCGCCTTCCCCGGCATTCTGCTGGCCATCGGCATCGTGGCCATCCTGGGCAACGGCATGATCAACGTGATCTTTGCCGTGGCGGTGTTCAGCATCCCGGCGTTTGCACGGCTGGTGCGCGGCAACACGCTCATGCTCAAGCACCTGACCTACGTGGAAGCCGCACGCAGCATCGGCGCATCCGACTGGACGATCATCATGCGGCATATCCTGCCGGGCACGATCTCGTCCATCGTCGTGTATTTCTCGATGCGGATCGGCACGTCGATCATCACCGCCGCCAGCCTCTCGTTCCTGGGCCTCGGTGCGCAGCCGCCCACGCCGGAGTGGGGCGCGATGCTCAACGAAGCGCGCGCCGACATGGTGACGGCACCGCATGTGGCAATTTTCCCGAGCCTGGCGATCTTCCTGACCGTGCTGGCGTTCAACCTGCTGGGCGACGGCCTGCGCGACGCGCTGGACCCGAAGATCGACCGCCGTTGA
- the gsiC gene encoding glutathione ABC transporter permease GsiC, producing MLNYFVKRVLGVIPTLLIVAVLVFLFVHLLPGDPARLAAGPEADEATVDLVRRDLGLDKPMPEQFVRFFTNAVRGEFGTSLRSKRPVSEEIGERFWPTLNLTIASMVWAVIFGMVIGITSAVWRNKWPDRLGMTLAVSGISFPAFALGMLLMEVFSVQLGWLPSIGADTWKHYVLPSITLGAAVAAVMARFTRASFVEVLQEDFVRTARAKGVRETVVVIKHCLRNAMIPVVTMMGLQFGFLLGGSIVVEKVFNWPGLGRLLVDAVEMRDYPVIQAEVLLFSLEFILINLVVDMLYTVINPTIRYKK from the coding sequence ATGCTGAACTACTTCGTAAAACGTGTGCTGGGCGTGATCCCGACACTGCTGATTGTGGCGGTGCTGGTGTTCTTGTTCGTGCACCTGCTGCCGGGGGATCCGGCGCGCCTGGCTGCCGGCCCCGAAGCCGACGAGGCGACGGTTGACCTCGTGCGCCGCGACCTGGGCCTGGACAAGCCGATGCCCGAGCAGTTCGTGCGCTTTTTCACCAACGCCGTGCGCGGCGAGTTCGGTACGTCGCTGCGGAGCAAGCGCCCGGTGAGCGAAGAGATTGGCGAGCGCTTCTGGCCCACGCTCAACCTGACGATCGCCAGCATGGTGTGGGCAGTCATCTTTGGCATGGTGATTGGCATTACCTCCGCCGTGTGGCGCAACAAATGGCCGGACCGCCTGGGCATGACGCTTGCCGTGTCCGGCATCTCGTTCCCGGCGTTTGCGCTGGGCATGCTGCTGATGGAAGTGTTCTCCGTGCAGCTCGGCTGGCTGCCCTCCATCGGCGCGGATACCTGGAAGCACTATGTCCTGCCGTCGATCACGCTGGGCGCTGCCGTGGCCGCCGTGATGGCACGCTTCACCCGCGCGTCGTTTGTCGAAGTGCTGCAAGAAGATTTTGTGCGTACCGCCCGTGCCAAGGGCGTGCGCGAGACGGTGGTGGTCATCAAGCATTGCCTGCGCAACGCGATGATCCCGGTGGTGACCATGATGGGCCTGCAGTTCGGCTTCCTGCTGGGCGGCTCGATCGTGGTGGAGAAGGTGTTCAACTGGCCGGGCCTCGGGCGCCTGCTGGTGGATGCGGTGGAGATGCGCGACTACCCGGTCATCCAGGCCGAGGTGCTGCTGTTCTCGCTGGAGTTCATCCTGATCAACTTGGTGGTGGACATGCTGTACACCGTGATCAACCCGACCATCCGCTACAAGAAGTAA
- the gsiB gene encoding glutathione ABC transporter substrate-binding protein GsiB has translation MFNRFAHRFTSAPRAAMVASGLALAAFTMPAFAAKDAVMAVYSTFTTMDPYDANDTLSFSAAKSFYQGLFGFDKDMKLVNVLCESYDVSKDGLVYTFKLHKGVKFHDGTTFDANAVKANLDRVTDPANKLKRFVLFNRVAKTEVVDPYTARVTLKEPFSPFINVLAHPSAAMISPTALKKYGKDIAFHPVGTGPFEFVEWKQTDYLKGKKFDGYWKQGLPKIDTITWKPVVDNNTRATVMQTGEADFAFSIPFEQAAVLKGSPKVDLIAAPSIIQRYITFNTRVKPFDNPKVRQAINYAINKDALTKVAFSGYAVPSDGVVPQGVDYATKLGPWPYNPAKAKELLKEAGYPNGFETQLWSAYNHTTAQKIIQFVQQQLAQVGIKAQVQALEAGQRVEKVESVQKPEDAGVRMYYIGWSSSTGESDWALRPLLASESMPPKQLNTAYYKNDQVDADIAGALRTTDRAEKTKLYTDAQKRIWEDAPWAFLVTEKIVYARSKRLSGAYVAPDGSFSFDDIDIKQ, from the coding sequence ATGTTCAATCGATTTGCTCATCGATTCACTTCGGCACCGCGCGCAGCGATGGTTGCCAGCGGCCTGGCCCTGGCGGCATTCACGATGCCGGCCTTTGCCGCCAAGGACGCCGTGATGGCGGTCTACTCGACCTTCACCACGATGGACCCGTACGACGCCAACGACACGCTGTCGTTCAGTGCCGCCAAGTCGTTCTATCAAGGCCTGTTCGGCTTCGACAAGGACATGAAGCTCGTCAACGTGCTGTGCGAAAGCTATGACGTGAGCAAGGACGGCCTGGTCTACACGTTCAAGCTGCACAAGGGCGTGAAGTTCCACGACGGCACCACGTTTGACGCCAACGCTGTCAAGGCCAACCTGGACCGTGTGACGGACCCGGCCAACAAGCTCAAGCGCTTCGTGCTGTTCAACCGCGTTGCCAAGACCGAAGTGGTGGATCCGTACACCGCACGCGTGACGCTCAAGGAGCCGTTCTCGCCGTTCATCAACGTGCTGGCCCACCCGTCGGCGGCGATGATCTCGCCCACGGCGCTGAAGAAGTACGGTAAGGATATCGCCTTCCACCCGGTCGGCACTGGCCCGTTCGAATTCGTCGAGTGGAAGCAGACCGACTACCTGAAGGGCAAGAAATTCGACGGCTACTGGAAGCAAGGCCTGCCGAAGATCGACACCATCACTTGGAAGCCGGTGGTGGACAACAACACGCGTGCCACCGTCATGCAGACGGGCGAAGCGGACTTCGCATTCAGCATTCCGTTCGAGCAGGCTGCGGTGCTCAAGGGCAGCCCGAAGGTGGACCTGATTGCGGCGCCGTCGATCATCCAGCGCTACATCACGTTCAACACGCGCGTGAAGCCGTTCGACAACCCGAAGGTGCGCCAGGCCATCAACTACGCCATCAACAAGGATGCGCTGACCAAGGTGGCCTTCTCGGGCTACGCCGTGCCGTCTGACGGTGTGGTGCCGCAGGGCGTGGACTACGCCACAAAGTTGGGCCCGTGGCCGTACAACCCGGCCAAGGCGAAAGAGCTGCTGAAGGAAGCCGGTTACCCCAACGGCTTCGAGACGCAACTGTGGTCGGCCTACAACCACACGACGGCGCAGAAGATTATCCAGTTCGTGCAGCAGCAACTGGCGCAGGTTGGTATCAAGGCGCAGGTGCAAGCGCTGGAGGCCGGTCAGCGTGTCGAGAAGGTCGAGAGTGTGCAGAAGCCGGAAGATGCGGGTGTGCGTATGTACTACATCGGCTGGTCGTCTTCGACCGGTGAATCCGACTGGGCACTGCGTCCGCTGCTGGCCTCGGAATCGATGCCGCCCAAGCAACTGAACACGGCGTACTACAAGAACGACCAGGTGGATGCCGACATTGCCGGCGCTCTGCGTACGACGGATCGTGCCGAGAAAACCAAGCTCTACACCGACGCACAGAAGCGCATCTGGGAAGACGCGCCCTGGGCCTTCCTGGTGACGGAGAAGATCGTCTACGCACGGTCCAAGCGCCTGTCGGGTGCCTACGTGGCGCCGGATGGTTCGTTCAGCTTTGACGACATCGACATCAAGCAGTAA
- a CDS encoding dipeptide ABC transporter ATP-binding protein: MSATKQQTAIAMPDQRIVQVQDLSVRFATSERVVDAVRNLSFHVDRGETLAVVGESGSGKSVTSLALMRLVEHGGGKIVGGHMHLRRRNGEVLDLANASQSAMRGVRGADIAMIFQEPMTSLNPVFTVGEQIAESIRLHQGKSPNEAKAEALRMLELVRIPEARNVLGRYPHQLSGGMRQRVMIAMALSCKPSLLIADEPTTALDVTIQAEILQLIRALQQELHMAVVFITHDMGVVAEVADRVLVMYKGDRVEEGPSATVFAQPAHPYTRALLSAVPRLGSMQGTDGPARFPLLRVDGTAAEVDTTPQLAASHDVQPILRVRDLVTRFDVPTGIFGRVTRRVHAVEQVSFDLYPGETLALVGESGCGKSTTGRSLLRLVDSQSGSIEFAGQNIGELKGHALQTLRRNIQFIFQDPFASLDPRVPVGYSIMEPLLVHKVASGKEAQQRVEWLLDKVGLQPAHASRYPHEFSGGQRQRICIARALALNPKVVIADESVSALDVSIQAQIVNLMLDLQKEFGVAFLFISHDMAVVERISHRVAVMYLGQIVEIGPRRAIFENPQHPYTKKLMSAVPIADPARRHLKRELSTHEIPSPIRAIGDLPVVQPLVQVAPDHFVARHSIGGAY, translated from the coding sequence GTGAGTGCCACCAAACAGCAAACCGCCATTGCGATGCCCGACCAGCGCATCGTGCAGGTGCAAGACCTGAGCGTGCGCTTTGCCACGTCCGAGCGCGTGGTCGACGCGGTGCGCAACCTGTCGTTCCATGTGGACCGCGGTGAAACGCTTGCCGTGGTGGGCGAATCGGGCTCGGGCAAGTCGGTGACGTCGCTGGCGCTGATGCGGCTGGTGGAACACGGCGGCGGCAAGATCGTCGGCGGGCACATGCATCTGCGCCGCCGCAACGGCGAAGTGCTGGATCTGGCAAACGCCAGCCAGTCGGCCATGCGCGGCGTGCGCGGTGCCGATATCGCGATGATCTTCCAGGAGCCGATGACCTCGCTCAACCCGGTCTTTACCGTGGGCGAGCAGATTGCCGAATCGATCCGCCTGCACCAGGGCAAATCGCCCAACGAGGCCAAGGCCGAGGCGCTGCGCATGCTGGAGCTGGTGCGCATTCCGGAAGCGCGCAACGTGCTGGGGCGCTATCCGCATCAACTGTCGGGCGGCATGCGCCAGCGCGTGATGATTGCGATGGCGCTGTCGTGCAAGCCGTCGCTGCTGATTGCGGATGAGCCGACCACGGCGCTGGATGTGACCATCCAGGCCGAAATCCTGCAGCTGATCCGTGCACTGCAGCAGGAGCTGCACATGGCGGTGGTGTTCATCACGCACGACATGGGCGTGGTGGCTGAGGTGGCCGACCGCGTGCTCGTCATGTACAAGGGCGACCGTGTGGAAGAGGGCCCGTCGGCCACGGTGTTTGCGCAGCCGGCCCATCCGTACACGCGTGCGCTGCTCTCCGCCGTGCCGCGCCTGGGCTCGATGCAGGGCACCGATGGCCCGGCGCGTTTTCCGCTGTTGCGTGTGGACGGGACTGCTGCTGAGGTCGATACGACACCGCAACTGGCCGCCTCGCACGACGTACAACCCATCCTGCGCGTACGTGATCTCGTCACGCGCTTTGACGTGCCCACAGGCATCTTTGGCCGCGTCACGCGCCGGGTGCATGCGGTGGAGCAGGTCAGTTTTGATCTCTACCCTGGTGAGACGCTGGCGCTGGTCGGCGAATCGGGCTGCGGCAAGTCGACGACGGGACGGTCGCTCTTGCGTCTGGTGGACAGCCAGAGCGGCAGCATCGAATTTGCCGGCCAGAACATCGGCGAGTTGAAGGGGCACGCGCTCCAGACGCTTCGCCGAAACATCCAGTTCATCTTCCAGGACCCATTCGCCTCGCTGGACCCACGCGTGCCGGTCGGCTACTCCATCATGGAGCCGCTGCTGGTGCACAAGGTGGCGTCCGGCAAAGAGGCGCAGCAACGTGTGGAGTGGCTGCTCGACAAGGTCGGCCTGCAGCCCGCGCACGCGTCGCGCTATCCGCACGAGTTCTCCGGCGGCCAACGCCAGCGCATCTGTATCGCACGCGCGCTGGCGTTGAACCCGAAGGTGGTGATTGCCGATGAGTCGGTGTCTGCGCTGGACGTGTCGATTCAAGCGCAGATCGTCAACCTGATGCTCGATCTGCAGAAGGAATTTGGCGTCGCCTTCCTGTTCATCTCGCACGACATGGCGGTGGTGGAGCGCATCAGCCACCGCGTGGCGGTGATGTACCTGGGCCAGATCGTCGAGATCGGCCCGCGCCGCGCGATTTTCGAGAACCCGCAGCACCCGTACACGAAGAAGCTGATGTCGGCCGTGCCGATTGCGGACCCGGCGCGCCGGCACCTGAAGCGCGAGCTTTCCACGCACGAAATTCCCAGCCCGATCCGTGCCATTGGCGACCTGCCGGTGGTGCAGCCGTTGGTGCAAGTGGCGCCAGACCACTTTGTTGCCCGCCATTCGATTGGCGGCGCTTACTGA